A part of Campylobacter ureolyticus ACS-301-V-Sch3b genomic DNA contains:
- a CDS encoding type IA DNA topoisomerase, which yields MTNTIIIIESPNKCDKIAKITGAKVYATQGHFKELSKEIVKDYENYEPIFEFKEAKKGKINAIFNDCKGKDVIVATDPDREGYGIGYMVYDTIKNIANSVKRAEFHEITESGIKKGLEKAVPFANSNLKEFDSFKARAVGDKLVGFIMSPTYINKLNDKNLSVGRVQTPALALIVKRELEIKEFLENPASKQVSYKLKANLKTKDGVEFSAINDNIFTQKDEAEAKIKDLNGSLAKVYQIETKQSEIKPSAPLRTSQLQESANKKLGFSSDKTMSLAQKLFEKGLITYHRTDSNALSNEFINEVESKFKENEWYQKREYKAGAQSQAEAHEAIRISHVHEYSKIDEIAKNENLSDDEKALYELIFLNSILSQAKNAINENTTYDIDIKTLSFKTKTSKCVYKGFKGALKQEDEDNEDKDKDLLEITLNLQQNDELQIIGFELQEVKKQAPQHYKESNFISLLEKEGIGRPSTYASFLPILLKRDFIEIQTKGKNNNIVATNKGMNFIETIKNDDEWITQSEFTKQMESVLDEISSGKVNYLDFIKPLHEKMSFKKINSGETKPPSEKQLEWARNLSKNLNIELPKDIEKSWKICSEFIEKNKDKDIRPPSEKQIALAKKLAQSNNVELPKDIEKNVKVCSKFIDKYIKKK from the coding sequence ATGACAAATACAATAATCATAATTGAAAGCCCAAACAAATGCGATAAAATCGCAAAAATTACAGGTGCAAAAGTTTATGCAACACAAGGACATTTTAAAGAATTAAGTAAAGAAATTGTAAAAGATTATGAAAATTATGAACCGATATTTGAATTTAAAGAAGCAAAAAAAGGAAAAATTAATGCAATATTTAATGATTGCAAAGGTAAAGATGTAATTGTAGCAACAGACCCTGACCGAGAGGGCTATGGAATCGGTTACATGGTGTATGACACAATCAAAAATATAGCAAATAGTGTAAAAAGGGCAGAATTCCACGAAATAACAGAAAGTGGAATTAAAAAAGGGCTTGAAAAAGCTGTACCATTTGCAAACTCAAATTTAAAAGAATTTGATAGCTTCAAAGCAAGAGCAGTTGGCGATAAGTTGGTGGGCTTTATAATGTCGCCAACTTATATCAATAAATTAAATGATAAAAATTTAAGCGTAGGAAGAGTTCAAACTCCAGCACTTGCCTTGATCGTAAAAAGAGAGTTAGAAATAAAGGAATTTTTAGAAAATCCAGCCTCAAAACAAGTAAGCTACAAATTAAAAGCAAATTTAAAGACAAAAGATGGCGTAGAATTTAGTGCAATTAATGACAATATTTTTACACAAAAAGATGAAGCAGAAGCAAAAATAAAAGATTTAAATGGATCATTAGCAAAAGTTTATCAAATAGAGACAAAACAAAGCGAAATTAAACCATCAGCACCACTAAGAACAAGTCAATTACAAGAAAGTGCAAATAAAAAGCTAGGATTTTCAAGTGATAAAACAATGAGCCTAGCTCAGAAGTTATTTGAAAAAGGATTAATAACATATCATAGAACAGATAGTAATGCATTATCAAACGAATTTATAAACGAAGTAGAGTCAAAATTCAAAGAAAATGAGTGGTATCAAAAAAGAGAATATAAAGCAGGAGCTCAAAGCCAAGCCGAAGCTCACGAAGCTATAAGAATATCGCATGTGCATGAATATAGTAAAATTGATGAAATAGCAAAAAATGAAAATTTATCAGATGATGAAAAAGCATTATATGAGTTAATCTTTTTAAATTCAATTCTAAGTCAAGCCAAAAATGCTATCAATGAAAATACTACATACGACATAGATATTAAAACTCTTAGCTTTAAAACCAAAACAAGTAAATGCGTTTATAAAGGTTTTAAAGGGGCTTTAAAGCAAGAAGATGAAGATAATGAAGATAAAGACAAAGACTTATTAGAAATAACGCTAAATTTACAACAAAACGACGAGTTGCAAATAATAGGATTTGAATTGCAAGAAGTTAAAAAACAAGCTCCACAACACTATAAAGAAAGCAATTTTATCTCCCTTTTAGAAAAAGAAGGTATCGGAAGACCAAGTACATACGCTTCATTTTTACCGATTTTACTAAAAAGAGATTTTATAGAAATACAAACAAAAGGTAAAAATAACAATATTGTAGCCACAAATAAAGGTATGAATTTCATTGAAACAATAAAAAATGATGATGAATGGATCACGCAAAGTGAATTCACAAAACAGATGGAAAGTGTGCTAGATGAAATAAGCAGTGGTAAAGTAAATTATTTAGATTTTATAAAGCCACTACACGAAAAAATGAGTTTTAAAAAGATAAATAGCGGAGAGACTAAACCACCAAGCGAAAAACAGCTTGAATGGGCTAGAAATTTATCAAAAAATTTAAATATAGAACTGCCAAAAGATATTGAAAAAAGCTGGAAAATTTGCT
- a CDS encoding type IV secretion system protein produces MANEKQVAKELLQDSNWLDKIQGVMQDNVFSLFEKFYNGAHDLVYSSASLTVISIIVMFWLLDKLKNGYPTNQELFKAIKYIIILCFIFATLSSYGAYEGALYVLNIPVNMVKGIVGSMFQGQDFGAMITDALNQVENIRKMMWEYGKNEFSSGVNFLGFTIKNPIDALTSRIFTIFAMIPFWIFYIIFFILLVGITAVILISTFMAYLILSTMPIIIPFLIYRGFLPYLWSWYKLYLSYALIAPLSFIALNLAINPIMKLANYENNIGDLFVKQFEYLLTGTITCITAYYIIKKIPNWINAVLGTQMESGAGGVGGALMTGAIAGKTFLGGLTAKSMGKSFLGGAMSGLGRATGGSAGARIASISAGATANAMKDMGKGVGKIYDTYKKFRGGYAVP; encoded by the coding sequence ATGGCAAATGAAAAACAAGTAGCAAAAGAGCTTTTACAAGATAGTAATTGGCTAGACAAAATTCAAGGGGTAATGCAAGATAATGTGTTTAGTTTATTTGAAAAATTTTATAATGGAGCTCACGATTTAGTTTATTCATCAGCATCGCTTACAGTAATTTCAATAATTGTAATGTTTTGGCTACTTGATAAATTAAAAAATGGATACCCAACAAATCAAGAACTTTTTAAAGCCATAAAATACATAATTATATTATGCTTTATTTTTGCAACACTTAGCTCATATGGTGCATATGAAGGTGCTTTGTATGTGTTAAATATTCCAGTAAATATGGTTAAAGGTATAGTTGGATCAATGTTTCAAGGTCAAGATTTTGGGGCAATGATAACAGATGCTCTAAATCAAGTCGAAAATATAAGAAAGATGATGTGGGAGTATGGAAAAAATGAATTCTCAAGTGGTGTAAATTTCCTTGGTTTTACAATTAAAAATCCTATAGATGCCCTAACATCAAGAATATTTACTATTTTTGCAATGATACCATTTTGGATATTTTACATAATATTTTTTATTTTACTAGTAGGAATTACAGCAGTTATACTCATATCAACATTTATGGCATATTTGATTTTAAGCACAATGCCTATCATTATCCCTTTTTTAATTTATAGGGGATTTTTACCATATTTATGGAGTTGGTATAAGCTTTATTTATCATATGCTCTTATTGCACCATTATCATTTATAGCTTTAAATTTAGCAATTAATCCAATTATGAAACTTGCAAATTATGAAAACAATATAGGCGATTTATTCGTAAAACAATTCGAATATTTATTAACTGGAACAATTACTTGCATTACAGCATATTACATTATAAAGAAAATTCCAAATTGGATAAATGCAGTTTTAGGAACACAAATGGAAAGTGGAGCAGGTGGAGTAGGTGGAGCATTAATGACAGGAGCTATAGCTGGAAAAACATTCCTTGGTGGACTTACTGCAAAATCAATGGGTAAAAGTTTCTTAGGTGGAGCTATGAGTGGATTAGGAAGAGCAACTGGTGGTTCAGCTGGGGCTAGAATTGCAAGTATTAGTGCAGGAGCAACAGCAAATGCAATGAAAGACATGGGAAAAGGAGTTGGCAAGATTTATGATACATATAAAAAATTTAGAGGTGGGTATGCAGTACCATGA
- a CDS encoding ArdC-like ssDNA-binding domain-containing protein has translation MPRKKEVNAEIKQEQKAEVRKSWNEMSNVEKKESFDKHVKYKLFEAHKTAKADWQKDMTKEQVDNTMPYNASTGKTYSRETSMMLRAEMAIKGYDKAQFVTMEQGNAMGGVLKLKHDEKTGEVLKTKSGKDARVDGVKMLYIATHEIRPKLDQNGNEVKAVAKDKDGNDRLDKDGKPITYTVKEKIPIKPRLETKTLYHVSQFNGLDESKIKERDLTAIQNYREKAKSQPFEIEVNYGKTLGIGGNLAKQLDNLSIAQIKGVDYYNPAQKLDMSKEQDKAKKQTKDRGMER, from the coding sequence ATGCCAAGAAAAAAAGAAGTTAATGCAGAAATAAAGCAAGAACAAAAAGCAGAAGTAAGAAAAAGCTGGAATGAAATGAGTAATGTGGAGAAAAAAGAGAGTTTTGATAAACATGTCAAATACAAGCTTTTTGAAGCACATAAAACAGCAAAGGCAGACTGGCAAAAGGATATGACCAAAGAACAAGTAGATAATACAATGCCATATAACGCCTCAACTGGAAAAACATACTCAAGAGAAACCAGCATGATGCTAAGAGCTGAAATGGCAATCAAAGGTTATGATAAAGCTCAATTTGTAACAATGGAGCAAGGTAATGCGATGGGTGGAGTTTTAAAGCTTAAACACGACGAAAAAACTGGTGAAGTTCTAAAAACAAAAAGTGGTAAAGATGCAAGAGTTGATGGTGTAAAAATGTTATATATCGCAACTCATGAAATAAGACCAAAACTTGATCAAAACGGCAATGAAGTTAAAGCAGTTGCCAAAGACAAGGATGGAAACGATAGGCTTGATAAAGACGGAAAACCAATCACTTATACAGTAAAAGAAAAAATTCCAATCAAGCCAAGACTTGAAACTAAGACACTTTACCATGTAAGTCAGTTTAATGGGCTTGATGAAAGTAAAATAAAAGAACGAGACCTAACTGCAATACAGAACTACCGGGAAAAAGCAAAAAGTCAACCTTTTGAAATAGAAGTAAATTACGGAAAAACTCTTGGAATTGGTGGAAATTTAGCAAAACAACTAGATAATTTAAGCATTGCACAAATTAAAGGAGTTGATTATTACAATCCAGCACAAAAGCTTGATATGAGCAAAGAACAAGACAAAGCTAAAAAGCAAACCAAAGACAGGGGCATGGAAAGGTAA